Within the Cyanobacterium sp. T60_A2020_053 genome, the region AATTTTGGCTGCTTCTAACCCATTTACCGCTTCTGTGACTTGAATATTAAACTTTTTGAGTGTATCACAGATCATCTCCCTAGGAGCGTGACTGTCATCAACTACTAATATTTTAATCATGATGTGATTAACTATAATTGATAAAAAGAGCAGATTAACGATAAATCTTAGACTTGATTCATTATACCTAAAAATGGTTAAAGGTTTTTGTTTGATTTAGGAAAAGTTTGGGGTAATTATTGAGTGGACTAATTAAACAAATTTCTTTTTTCTCAGTAATTTCACCGATGATAGTTATTTGTTTATTAATTTCTGATGTAAATTGGTCATAGAGTGAGGGAGAAATACAAATAATTAATTCAAAGTCTTCCCCACCGTATAGTATCCATTGCCAAGCAGTTTCTTCATCGGTTATGTGGAAAATTTCAGGGCTAGGAGGAATTAAATGACGTTTTATTTGCGCCCCCACTTGGCTTTGTTGACAGATTTGGATGATGGCATCGGCTAAACCATCACTACTATCCATTCCAGCGATGGGAGATTTTTGGTATTGCTGTAGTATTTTAGTAATATCTAATCTTGGTTGGGGTTGTTGATGGGCAAGGATTAGTTTTTCTTTGATTTTGCTGTCAATATGTGGATATTTTTCGGGATAAAGGAGAATGTCTAACCCAGCGCGCGCCAAACCATGGGCGCCCGTCACCGCGATCAAATCCCCCGGCTTTGCTTGATTACGGGCGATAATCTGATGGGGTTTAACTTGCCCAAAGGCGGTAATGGCAATCACTTTATGACTACCGCCAGTTAAATCTCCGCCGATAATAGGCGTATTAAATTGATCTAAACAGGCTTTCATGCCCTGATAAAAAGATTCTACCCAATGCAGGGGGGTGGTAGGTGGCAAAGAAAGGGCAACGGTAATACCGACGGGAAGGGCGCCCATGGCGGCTAAATCAGAAAGATTCGCTGTAACGCTACGCCAACCCACCATATACGGCGGTGAAGTGCGCTGGTTAAAATGTACTTCTTCCACTAGCATATCAGTGGTAATAACTAAGTTTTGGTCACTTTTCACGGGGAGGAGGGCGCCGTCATCTCCCACTATATCCTGATTACAATACTTTTTAATAGTTTTTAGTAATTGATGCTCCCCAATATCTTTGATTTGTGTCATATTACTTATTTTATTTGCCTCAAACTTATTACTTTATCCACTCCAATTCTCTATAATCCCTATTTTTGGCACTATTAGACCGACAACTTTATATTTTTTAATGATAATTACTTGCATTAAGTGAAAATTTGGGTTAAGCTGTATTCAACTAAATAGAAATAATTAGCAATAAAATTCCTTAGTTATGTTGGGCTAGGTGATAAGATTTTGCTTAGAGCTTATTCATTTATTATTAAAATAGTTGCAAAAGATGTTCAAAAATCCTGATGTTTTATGGTTAAACACTAATCCTTATTTAAGACGTTTTAACCTACCTATTATTAAATATCTTTCTAATCACGTCAGTATTGGACATTGGGAGTATGATATTACTCCTGATGAAAACAGCGCCCTCCACACTGCCGTGGAATTATTGCGAGAATATATTATAGTAATCAAAAAACCTGTCCACTTGGTTGGACATAGTACCGATGGTTTACTAGGATTATTACTAAGTCGTCAATACCCTGAATTAGTAAAATCTTTAACCCTTTTGGGGGTAGGAGTTAATCCTGAAGTTGATTGGGTTAATTATTATTATCAAATCAGAAAAAATTTACCCTGTAGTCGAGAAGTAGCACTAGCAAAAGTAGCAAAATGCCTTTTTAATTATCAAAATCATTATTATCAAAGAGCTTTTGTTAATTTACTAGATAAAGCGCTTTTATATACCATATCTCCCCATTCTATTTATGAGGAAAAGGAAATACTCAAAGGTGGAATTACTAACCCCATGATGGTATGTGGTAGTGAAGATGACTTGGTTGTGTCACGGGCGCTGTTAGCACAATGGCAACCTTATTTAAAATCTGAAGATGAACTATTTGTAGTTGCGAAAGGTGGTCATTTTTTTCATTATACCTGCCCTCAATTAACTGGAGAAAAAATAATTAACTTTATGACAATGAAGAGCGTAAAGTCTTGTAATTACAAACTTTCATCTGAGGTAAATCATCAATAATTATCCTAAAATTTTCTAGTTAAACAAATTATAATTAAATTCTAAAAAAATGTATTATGTTTGTAAGTAAATTCACAATATATTTTTTAATACTTTTTTAATATTCATAAATTCAGTTAGCTATAAAATCAAATACGGAGTTAGGAAAACCTTGCCAATGAAAGCAAATAAAATTATTAAAGATTTGTAAATTTTTATGAAAATTAGTAGCCAAAAAAATAATAATATACTACTCTAGTCTTACCCAAAAATAATCTCAATAAAGACTATTTATTATCATGCGTTCTACAAATAAGGCTTCAACAACTCAAATGGAAGTAACGAGTATCAGATTAGAGAAAACCCTGAAAGATAGCTTGAAATCTTTATCGGGAAGTCAAGGTTATCAAACTTTAATTCGGGACATCTTATGGAACTATGTACAACAAAAATCAGGAGAATATCGACCAAATTTTGCGGTGGGTGATATTCGTGTTACTTTCGATGCCGTAGCTAGAAAAGATGAAAGTTGCGTATTAACTGGAAAATTAATTCCTGAAGGTGAACCACTACTATTAGCTTTAACTATTTATGGAGATTTTGTTCCTGTTTCTCTTGGTGCTTTGTAAGACGAATGAGGATATGTTAAATTAGTCAGAAGACTTAAAAAATAAAGGTTTAAGGTACACTACACTATTCAAAAAGTGCGCATTTTTGGCTAATTTTACTCACAAATAGGATTATAGGAAATACCCACCGACAAATAAACACTTGATCCCATTCTAAGAATTTTCCCCCTTCATTTTTCCCGTTTTCCCCTCTTCACAAAAAAAATTCGGCAGTTTCTAATTGGATTAAGAGATTTATAGGAATGTGAAATACTATATTCCTTATTTTTTCAGGGAATTCTCATGATCAAATATGTTACCATCAGAAAATACAAATAACTCTGATCAGGAACATTTGCAACCATAATTATTCCCAGAGTATCAGTCAGTTTAGCAAAAAATTTGGATAATATGAGCATTACCAAACAAGGATTAATTTTAGGGGCAACAGCTTTAACAGTTTCCAGCGTAGCAATGACGGGTATCGGGTTACACTATTCCCAAACTCAGGCATTTGTCCAAGATAGTCCTAAAGAAATCATCGATGAAGTTTGGCAAGTTATTAATCGTAGCTTTGTGGATGCAACTTTTAATGGTCAGGATTGGCGTGGTATCAGAACCGAGTTTTTAGAGAAAGAATATAGCGATCAAGATCAAGCCTATGAAGCAGTGAGAGAAATGCTGAAAAGGCTAGAAGACCCTTACACTCGTTTTATGACTCCCGAA harbors:
- a CDS encoding thiamine-phosphate kinase, giving the protein MTQIKDIGEHQLLKTIKKYCNQDIVGDDGALLPVKSDQNLVITTDMLVEEVHFNQRTSPPYMVGWRSVTANLSDLAAMGALPVGITVALSLPPTTPLHWVESFYQGMKACLDQFNTPIIGGDLTGGSHKVIAITAFGQVKPHQIIARNQAKPGDLIAVTGAHGLARAGLDILLYPEKYPHIDSKIKEKLILAHQQPQPRLDITKILQQYQKSPIAGMDSSDGLADAIIQICQQSQVGAQIKRHLIPPSPEIFHITDEETAWQWILYGGEDFELIICISPSLYDQFTSEINKQITIIGEITEKKEICLISPLNNYPKLFLNQTKTFNHF
- a CDS encoding alpha/beta hydrolase, which codes for MFKNPDVLWLNTNPYLRRFNLPIIKYLSNHVSIGHWEYDITPDENSALHTAVELLREYIIVIKKPVHLVGHSTDGLLGLLLSRQYPELVKSLTLLGVGVNPEVDWVNYYYQIRKNLPCSREVALAKVAKCLFNYQNHYYQRAFVNLLDKALLYTISPHSIYEEKEILKGGITNPMMVCGSEDDLVVSRALLAQWQPYLKSEDELFVVAKGGHFFHYTCPQLTGEKIINFMTMKSVKSCNYKLSSEVNHQ